A region of the Fibrobacter succinogenes genome:
CTCGAGAAAAACCTTCTGTGTGGGAGGGATGAATTCCGATATCGTAATTAGGAAGGATTTTAGATATGTCGTTGTGAAATCCTTTAAAATGAATGGGCAATGTAATGGAAAAATCTTTGATGATTTTCTGCAAATCATTTTTAAAATCACCTACGAAAGAACCATAAAAATCGACAGAAATGTTTTTTGAAATATCATTGGGAAGAAGAGCCAACGCTTTTAATAAAAAATCCTGTCCTTTTAATGGTGCTAAATTTCCTACACAAACTAATTTTAGTATTCCTTCATTTGGATTTTTTTGTTCTAGTTTAATTGGTTTATGTACTCCGTCATAGATCGTTTTTACATTTGCATATGTATTATTTTTTTTGATAAAAGTTTCTAGTTGCTTAGAAACGGTAATTATTGATGTTGAATTATTAATTATGTATTGAGGTAATTTGTATATAATTGGTTTCCAATAATGTTTGAATACTAGAAATTCACGAATTTGCCAAATGTGAGGAATTTTAAGTTTCTTGTGTAAATAGGCTCCAAAGTCAATGGATGACGAATTAGAATGAATTAGTGAAATTTTTTCAAAATGGATGTGTTTTTTTAATTTATGATATGAAAAATAATTTAGAAACGGTCGACAACAGAATGCAATGAGCCATCCTAGCCATCCCATGCCAAAACTGCATGTTCTTGCATAATGTACATAATAGTTTTTTACATTTAATGTGTTGCAGGCGTCATTAAGATTATTGTGAAATTGTGTTATAACTATAGGTTCAAAGTCCGTTTTGCTTTTGAGTAATTTTATTAACTCAAAAGCGCATTTTCCTGAACCGGAACTTAAATCAGCTTCAATGATATAAAGAAAAAAAAGTTTCATAGTTATGCTCCAAATAATCTTTTAAGTCCATGAATATATATCCAAAATGTAATTTTGTGTTGCAAAAGCATAGTTTCTAATTTAAATAATAATGAACATCCTTTTGTATCGACATTTATTATTAATGATTGAAATCTTTGGGATTTTGCGTCTCGTGTTAATTCTTTCATGCGCAAAAAGAGATCTTTTTTATTTTGTGGATTCATGTAATCTCTATCCCAAGATTGGTAAAAGAGAGTTAGTACTTCTCTAC
Encoded here:
- a CDS encoding glycosyltransferase, whose product is MKLFFLYIIEADLSSGSGKCAFELIKLLKSKTDFEPIVITQFHNNLNDACNTLNVKNYYVHYARTCSFGMGWLGWLIAFCCRPFLNYFSYHKLKKHIHFEKISLIHSNSSSIDFGAYLHKKLKIPHIWQIREFLVFKHYWKPIIYKLPQYIINNSTSIITVSKQLETFIKKNNTYANVKTIYDGVHKPIKLEQKNPNEGILKLVCVGNLAPLKGQDFLLKALALLPNDISKNISVDFYGSFVGDFKNDLQKIIKDFSITLPIHFKGFHNDISKILPNYDIGIHPSHTEGFSRVTIEYMFAGLCIIGNGNTTIQEQISNQKTGLLYEDNAPQSLANQIVFCYQNREKMAEMGNQAQLDAINKYDIGKNFYNIIKEYNLTIH